Genomic DNA from Salvia miltiorrhiza cultivar Shanhuang (shh) chromosome 1, IMPLAD_Smil_shh, whole genome shotgun sequence:
atgcatccactataaattttcataatctaaaaattgaaaataattctcTGTTCAAATTTCAAATCTTAGATTTCATTTCGACCtgtccatatatatataactaaagACACATTAAAATCATTTCAGCCTTGACTTTAACCATTACGCGAACATAGTTTTACGATGAATTCAAATagtgtattttatttatcatcACATAATCCAACTTTATTTAGAAAAGGGCATGAAGGGAACAATAATTTTCGATCTGGAAGGGGAAGGAGACTCACGCGATTTTAGGGTGATgccattttgttttttttattttatacatcaATTCTTggtcttttctttttctcctttGTTGTTGGGGTCTTGTTGTGGGTCACATGACTCCCtttgttgtttgtttttttcTACTTTTCTTCCACCAtagaattttcttttatttcttgatATTTTAATATCTTTCTaaattatatacatattataaaatagaaaacaagcGAGGCACCTATGGACTATGGTTAGCGGTGTTGGAAAAATCAATCAACCtaataaaatcaaatcaaagtGACTATGTTCAAAACAAATAATCACAATTTAGATTGTTTTATGGATGCTTGTGGTTTAAATTTTTACTTTGGAAAACCTAATCCTTAGCTTGATTTTGGATCACAAAAAAACAGAATCAGAATGAATAAAGTCAATGTGAACCAATGATATGTAAATTATGCAAAACTTTGCCAAAAGTACGAGATAAatttacatttatatttttgcTATTGTTAGTTCTATTCGTAATTTCCTAATTAGATATATTTGcactaatttcttttaatattgCTAAGGTAATTTAACTACTACTTTTAGTTAATATTTTCCCGTAGAttgtttaaattttatttatttattgatcaACACGAAATGTAGAGTTGAACTATGTGACGCCCGAGGCAGAAGTAAGAAGTGATCGTCGGTGTACAAGGCATGAACAAAAAACGGCTCCTATAAGTGCTTTCAAGCGGAGGAGTACATGAACGAACTAAAAGACACCAAAAGGATAGAGGTTCCGAGAATATGTAGGTATGAGACTGTATATCCGAGGAGaacttaaatgatttgattagTGCTAGCTATGTTGGAAATATAGATGTTATATATATGTGGGAGGATTTATAATGATGGAGGATTTAGTTTTGAAAATGTGTAAAGTGGGGTGGACGTCTATttcaaagaaaataaagaaattgatttcaaagcttccaacttaattttatttcttcacTTAGTCactttttctagaattctctatatttttctttctttcttttttcttcttaaaatatcttgattctagatatttctaatacaaatatcttcattctagatatttctaatacaaatatcttcacttaaaaaatcaagtttatttttatattccaacactcccccttaaacttgatttatCATTCCGAGCAAACTTCTCAACTTGATAAAATCTTCGAACTTGAGCGGCTTGGTAAAAATATCGGCAACTTGATCTTGTGATTTCACATACTCCACTTGGACCTCCTTCTTTGCGATGCATTCTCTGATGTAGTGGAAGCGGGTGTCAATATGCTTGCTTCGATTATGAAACACCGGATTCTTTGAGAGCGCGATTGCTGACTTATTATCCACGCAAATCGTTGTTGGCTCCTTTTGTGGCCATCCAAGCTCTTCCAATAAACTTCGTAGCCAAACTGCATGGCAAACACTGGATGTGGCAGCCACATATTCTGCTTCACATGTTGATAGTGTGACTATGGGTTGCTTCTTCGACATCCAGGTGAAAGCGGTGTCTCCCATGAAAAATACGAATCCGCTTGTACTCTTGCGGCCATCATTATCTCCAGCCCAATCGCTATCACTATAGCCAACAAGCTTATAATCATGAGTATTTGAATAGAATAGGCCATAGTCGAGCGTACCTTTGAGGTAGCGAAGAATTCTCTTTGCCGCCTTAAAATGCGTAGTGGTTGGATTCTCCATATAGCGACTCACGAGTCCTGTCGCATAAAGAATGTCCGGCCTTGTGCAAGTTAAGTACCGTAAACTTCCAACCAAGCTCTTGAACAATGTCGGGTCCACTTTTTCTCCTCCGACGTTTTTGGATAATTTGATCCCACACTCCACTGGTGTGTTGATTGCCTTGCAGTCctccatcttgaacttcttgagaatTTCCTTGGCGTAACCTTCTtgtgtgatgaagatcccatcttcgagttgcttgacttccacgccgaggtagtacgccatcagcccaatgtctgtcatctcaaactcctttgacatggccttcttgaactcctcaatcatctttggattatttcatgtgaaaatcaaatcatctacatacaagCACACAATTAAGACATCTCCTCCATTGGCTTTCACGTAGAGAGCATGCTCGTGAGGGCATTTGGTGAAACCATTCTCCTCCAAGTACTTATCGATCCTGCTATTCCAtgcccttggtgcttgctttagtCCGTATAGGGCCTTCTTTAACTTCAAGACTTT
This window encodes:
- the LOC131008307 gene encoding uncharacterized mitochondrial protein AtMg00810-like, translating into MSKEFEMTDIGLMAYYLGVEVKQLEDGIFITQEGYAKEILKKFKMEDCKAINTPVECGIKLSKNVGGEKVDPTLFKSLVGSLRYLTCTRPDILYATGLVSRYMENPTTTHFKAAKRILRYLKGTLDYGLFYSNTHDYKLVGYSDSDWAGDNDGRKSTSGFVFFMGDTAFTWMSKKQPIVTLSTCEAEYVAATSSVCHAVWLRSLLEELGWPQKEPTTICVDNKSAIALSKNPVFHNRSKHIDTRFHYIRECIAKKEVQVEYVKSQDQVADIFTKPLKFEDFIKLRSLLGMINQV